In one window of Chloroflexota bacterium DNA:
- a CDS encoding L,D-transpeptidase, whose product MPPLSATPVASLPIGPEDTLAGLATTGEGNKEKRIEIDLSAQTLVAYEGDVPIFIALVSTGTAWTPTPVGQFRIYRKLLKQDMSGPGYYLADVPYVQYFFGAYALHGAYWHNDFGRPVSHGCVNLTVEDARWLFNWTEPTLAPGEFEVQSTVSIPGTLVVVRE is encoded by the coding sequence ATGCCCCCTTTGTCAGCAACGCCTGTGGCCTCACTGCCAATCGGACCGGAAGACACTCTTGCTGGTTTGGCAACCACCGGTGAAGGAAACAAGGAGAAACGCATTGAGATTGATCTGAGCGCGCAGACACTCGTGGCCTATGAGGGAGACGTCCCAATTTTCATTGCCCTTGTATCCACGGGCACCGCTTGGACGCCGACCCCGGTAGGGCAATTTCGGATTTATCGTAAGTTGCTCAAACAAGACATGTCCGGGCCTGGGTACTACCTGGCCGATGTGCCTTACGTTCAATACTTCTTCGGTGCTTACGCCCTTCACGGTGCATACTGGCACAATGATTTCGGCCGGCCGGTTAGTCACGGATGTGTAAACCTGACAGTTGAGGATGCCCGATGGTTGTTCAATTGGACAGAGCCAACATTAGCCCCTGGCGAGTTCGAAGTGCAATCCACAGTCTCCATACCTGGCACTCTGGTGGTCGTGCGTGAGTGA
- the aspS gene encoding aspartate--tRNA(Asn) ligase has translation MERVRTNEAHLHVGKRVRLCGWLHNLRRMGRINFLVLRDGSGTFQVLLDQPDQVEKLKGLQAETVLEIIGTVAEEPRAPGGLELHDCELTVLSPVTEPTPFEINKKVLKPGLDVFLDYAPIGLRHLQKRALFHAAAIALNAYREFLTKAGFVEIQTPKIVGTATEGGANVFAIDYFGQPAYLAQSPQLYKQIMVGVFERVFEVGPVFRAEPHSTARHTNEYVSLDVEMGFIQDHRDVMHILSETIRHIVARLREAEDLADQAGLDLPDVPPEIPSIKFRMAQQVITERYGVPSGVEMDLAPAEEELICRYAQEEWGSEFIFVTHYPTAKRPFYTMPDPVDPEHSHSFDLLFRGCEITTGGQRIHLYSQLVESMARRGLSVRGFEGYLQAFKYGMPPHGGFGMGLERLMMQFARLSNLREATLFPRDMTRLSP, from the coding sequence ATGGAGCGAGTGCGGACCAATGAAGCGCATTTACACGTCGGCAAGCGGGTGCGCTTGTGTGGCTGGCTGCACAATTTGCGTCGCATGGGACGCATCAATTTCCTAGTCCTCCGAGATGGGTCGGGCACTTTCCAGGTCCTCTTGGATCAACCAGACCAGGTGGAAAAACTGAAAGGCCTGCAGGCCGAAACTGTGCTGGAGATAATAGGCACAGTGGCGGAGGAACCACGAGCACCAGGGGGACTAGAGTTACACGATTGCGAATTAACCGTTCTCTCGCCAGTGACGGAACCGACACCCTTCGAGATCAATAAGAAGGTGCTCAAACCAGGATTGGATGTCTTTTTAGATTACGCGCCTATCGGATTGCGCCATCTTCAGAAGCGGGCTCTTTTCCATGCCGCTGCCATTGCGTTAAATGCCTATCGCGAATTCCTGACTAAGGCGGGCTTCGTGGAGATACAGACCCCGAAGATCGTTGGCACGGCCACAGAAGGCGGGGCGAATGTTTTCGCCATTGACTATTTCGGCCAACCCGCCTATCTGGCACAGAGCCCGCAACTCTACAAGCAGATCATGGTGGGCGTGTTTGAACGCGTTTTCGAAGTGGGCCCCGTCTTTCGCGCTGAACCACATAGCACAGCCCGCCATACCAATGAGTACGTAAGTCTAGATGTGGAGATGGGGTTTATCCAGGATCACCGAGATGTAATGCATATCCTCTCTGAAACGATACGCCATATCGTAGCACGCTTACGTGAAGCCGAAGACCTGGCCGACCAGGCAGGATTAGACCTGCCAGATGTGCCACCGGAGATACCCAGCATCAAGTTTCGCATGGCCCAGCAGGTAATCACAGAGCGCTACGGTGTGCCCTCGGGGGTGGAGATGGATCTTGCTCCCGCGGAGGAAGAGTTGATTTGCCGATATGCACAGGAGGAGTGGGGCTCTGAGTTCATCTTCGTCACTCATTATCCTACGGCGAAACGACCTTTCTACACTATGCCTGATCCCGTCGACCCAGAACATAGCCACAGTTTCGATCTGCTCTTCCGTGGCTGCGAGATCACAACGGGTGGCCAGCGAATTCACTTATACAGCCAATTGGTGGAAAGCATGGCTCGCCGGGGGTTGAGTGTGCGTGGCTTCGAGGGTTACTTGCAGGCCTTCAAATACGGGATGCCCCCTCACGGCGGCTTTGGCATGGGGTTAGAACGTCTAATGATGCAGTTCGCCCGACTATCCAACTTGCGTGAGGCCACCCTGTTTCCCCGCGATATGACACGCCTTTCACCCTGA